Proteins from a genomic interval of Hornefia porci:
- a CDS encoding iron-containing alcohol dehydrogenase: MYNFTMSIPTEIIFGQGAEEQAGEQMKRYADRILLLYGSERIFRTGLGQRLTARLEEAGCTVVPQGGVTANADSELIRKAVRVIRDRELNGILAVGGGSVIDSAKAAAAGACLRGTVEELFRGEIEPETFLPVGAVVTLPATGSEANGMAVIQDHETHDKLLRYFPQLKPRFALLDPALTVTLPARQTAEGGFDVFAHAFERFFDLRRESVLLDRMTAGLMKTVTECLPRVIRDPGDLQNRAEMMFAATAAHSDMLGPGGDFACHTMSHILTKEYGLAHGAALAMLIPAWCSEMFSKNGERFAEFYRQVFGEKEPRKGQERLEAFVDGIGLPRKLGSVGVGAEKLAEETMASVPQVGEGFCDGMSEEEIIRVFRRVMP, translated from the coding sequence ATGTATAATTTTACGATGAGCATTCCCACGGAAATCATTTTCGGACAGGGAGCTGAAGAACAGGCGGGGGAGCAGATGAAACGGTATGCGGATCGGATTCTGCTGTTGTACGGAAGCGAGCGGATCTTTCGCACCGGGCTGGGGCAGCGCCTGACCGCGCGTCTGGAGGAGGCCGGCTGCACGGTTGTGCCCCAGGGAGGCGTGACGGCCAACGCGGACAGTGAGCTTATCCGGAAAGCGGTTCGTGTGATCCGCGATCGGGAGCTGAACGGAATACTGGCTGTGGGAGGCGGAAGCGTTATCGATTCCGCGAAGGCTGCCGCGGCCGGCGCCTGTCTGAGGGGAACAGTTGAAGAACTGTTCAGAGGTGAAATCGAGCCGGAGACATTTCTGCCCGTCGGCGCAGTTGTGACGCTTCCGGCGACGGGCAGTGAAGCCAACGGAATGGCGGTGATCCAGGATCATGAGACTCACGACAAGCTGCTTCGATACTTTCCGCAGCTTAAACCCCGCTTCGCGCTGCTGGATCCGGCGCTCACGGTGACGCTACCGGCACGGCAGACCGCAGAGGGCGGATTCGATGTTTTCGCCCACGCGTTCGAACGTTTTTTTGATCTGCGGAGAGAAAGCGTTCTCCTTGACCGGATGACGGCAGGACTGATGAAGACGGTGACGGAATGTCTTCCCCGGGTGATCCGTGATCCCGGAGACCTGCAGAACCGCGCGGAGATGATGTTTGCGGCGACGGCGGCTCACAGTGATATGCTTGGACCGGGAGGGGACTTCGCCTGTCATACCATGTCTCATATTCTCACAAAGGAATACGGACTCGCTCACGGAGCGGCGCTGGCGATGCTGATTCCTGCATGGTGCAGTGAAATGTTTTCGAAAAACGGGGAAAGATTTGCGGAATTTTACCGGCAGGTCTTCGGAGAAAAGGAGCCTCGAAAGGGACAGGAGCGTCTGGAGGCGTTCGTCGACGGGATCGGACTCCCCCGGAAACTGGGCAGCGTCGGCGTCGGAGCGGAGAAACTGGCTGAGGAAACGATGGCCTCTGTCCCGCAGGTCGGAGAGGGCTTCTGCGATGGAATGAGTGAGGAAGAGATAATCCGCGTGTTCCGCCGGGTGATGCCGTAG
- a CDS encoding nicotinate phosphoribosyltransferase: MVEEKNLTMLTDFYEITMANGYLKSGMMNDIAYFDMFFRRVPDEGGYAIMAGIEQLVEYLDNLEFTEEDIAYIRGKGIFCEEFLDYLKNFKFECDVWAVPEGTPIFPHEPIVTVRGPVIQAQFVETMILLIINHQSLIATKASRIVRAAQGRPVMEFGSRRAHGATAADMGARAAYIGGCSGTACTISDRDHQIPALGTMAHSWVQMFPTEYDAFVKYAEIYPDNCILLVDTYNVLKSGVPAAIRAFRDMKPKKMGIRIDSGDIAYLTKRARKMLDEAGLQDCTITISNSLDEYLIRDVILEGAQIDAFGVGERLITAKSEPVFGGVYKLAALEKDGEIIPKIKISENVEKITNPGFKTLYRLYDRDSDKALADVLTVDGETIPEQDGYVIFDPNAIWKKKTLNNFYVRNLRVQLFRHGEKVYDCPDIETVRNYCAEQMETLWEETLRFENPQTYYVDLSRKLWNIKNDLIEEHNIR, translated from the coding sequence ATGGTTGAAGAGAAAAACCTGACGATGCTGACGGATTTCTATGAAATCACGATGGCAAACGGATACCTCAAGTCAGGTATGATGAACGATATTGCGTATTTTGACATGTTCTTCCGCAGAGTTCCGGATGAAGGCGGCTACGCCATCATGGCCGGTATCGAACAGCTGGTGGAGTATCTGGACAATCTGGAATTCACCGAGGAGGACATCGCATATATCAGAGGGAAGGGGATTTTCTGCGAGGAATTCCTGGACTATCTGAAGAATTTCAAATTCGAGTGTGACGTCTGGGCGGTTCCGGAGGGAACGCCGATTTTCCCTCATGAGCCGATTGTGACGGTTCGGGGGCCTGTCATCCAGGCGCAGTTCGTGGAGACCATGATTCTTCTGATCATCAATCATCAGAGTCTGATCGCAACGAAGGCGAGCCGCATCGTCCGGGCGGCGCAGGGGCGGCCGGTCATGGAGTTCGGTTCCCGTCGGGCGCATGGAGCGACGGCGGCGGACATGGGCGCCAGAGCGGCCTATATCGGCGGCTGCAGCGGCACGGCGTGCACCATCTCGGATCGGGATCACCAGATTCCGGCGCTGGGAACCATGGCGCACAGCTGGGTGCAGATGTTTCCGACTGAATACGACGCCTTTGTCAAATATGCGGAGATCTATCCGGACAACTGCATTCTGCTGGTGGACACCTATAATGTGCTGAAATCCGGCGTACCCGCGGCGATACGGGCCTTCCGCGACATGAAACCGAAAAAGATGGGAATCCGCATCGATTCCGGCGACATCGCCTATCTCACAAAACGGGCGCGGAAGATGCTGGACGAGGCCGGTCTGCAGGACTGCACGATTACCATTTCCAATTCTCTGGACGAATATCTGATCAGGGACGTGATTCTGGAGGGCGCGCAGATCGACGCCTTCGGAGTCGGCGAGCGGCTGATCACCGCCAAATCCGAGCCGGTGTTCGGCGGCGTGTACAAGCTGGCGGCGCTGGAGAAGGACGGGGAGATCATCCCGAAAATCAAGATCTCCGAGAACGTGGAAAAGATTACAAACCCGGGATTCAAGACGCTGTACCGTCTCTACGACAGAGACAGCGACAAGGCTCTGGCGGATGTGCTGACGGTGGACGGCGAGACCATCCCCGAGCAGGACGGCTATGTGATCTTTGATCCGAACGCCATCTGGAAAAAGAAGACTCTGAACAACTTCTATGTCCGCAATCTGCGGGTGCAGCTCTTCCGGCACGGGGAGAAGGTCTATGACTGCCCTGACATTGAGACCGTGCGGAATTACTGCGCGGAGCAGATGGAGACACTGTGGGAGGAGACCCTGCGGTTTGAAAACCCGCAGACGTATTATGTGGATCTTTCCCGAAAGCTCTGGAACATCAAGAACGATCTGATCGAGGAGCATAATATCCGGTAG
- the uvrA gene encoding excinuclease ABC subunit UvrA has product MENEIVVRGANENNLQHLDVTIPKNKLVVMTGLSGSGKSSLAFDTIYAEGQRRYVESLSSYARQFLGQMDKPDVEFISGLSPAISIDQKTTSKNPRSTVGTVTEIHDYLRLLYARIGKPHCPVCGRPISSQTVDQIVDAIMSWPEGTRVMIMAPVVRQRKGEHVRILDRIRREGYTRVRVDGETLSVDEDEIRLDKKFRHTIEIVIDRVVVKPGQEGRISEAVELAMKEGEGLVNAWLRHQDYEKEQTFSTKLACPEHGASIEELEPRMFSFNSPFGACETCSGLGFTEKIVPETMIDMDKSILRGALKRIYATMEFSGFYKNIVQVIAEQEGVDLSVPFRELPEKFRQEILYGTGSRHIKYTYVSSSTGKTQKRDHPFEGLISNVERRYRETGSDFFKERMSKFMVTKQCPDCKGQRLKPEVLAVTVGGRNIAELSDMSVRQALDFVDHMELSEKDRMIGRQILKEIHERLHFLVNVGLDYLTLSRAAGTLSGGEAQRIRLATQIGSGLTGVLYILDEPSIGLHQKDNDKLLATLRHLTDLGNTLIVVEHDEDTMYAADHIIDIGPGAGIYGGRLVAQGTVEDICACEESVTGQYLSGRRKIAVPLARRPGNGKKIVIRGAAENNLKHIDVEIPLGKFVCVTGVSGSGKSSLINEILNKGASRVINRSQQEAGKFDEILGLENIDKVIDIDQSPIGRTPRSNPATYTGMFTHIRDLFASLPEAKMRGFEKGRFSFNVKGGRCEACSGDGIIKIEMHFLPDVYVPCEVCHGKRYNRETLEVKYKDKSIFDVLDMSVAEALDFFRNIPSVKRQLDTLNEVGLDYIKLGQPSTQLSGGEAQRVKLATELSKRSTGKTLYILDEPTTGLHFADVDKLLAVLDKLTDAGNTVVVIEHNLDVIKRADHIIDLGPDGGDRGGTVVATGTPEEIAACEASYTGQFLKKMLK; this is encoded by the coding sequence ATGGAAAATGAAATCGTCGTCAGGGGAGCTAATGAAAACAATCTGCAGCACCTTGACGTGACAATACCGAAAAACAAGCTGGTGGTGATGACAGGGCTTTCCGGTTCCGGAAAGTCCTCCCTTGCGTTTGACACGATCTACGCGGAGGGACAGCGGCGTTATGTGGAGAGCCTGTCCTCCTACGCCCGGCAGTTTCTGGGGCAGATGGACAAGCCGGACGTGGAGTTTATCAGTGGCCTTTCTCCCGCCATCTCCATCGATCAGAAGACGACCAGTAAAAATCCGCGGTCCACAGTAGGCACGGTGACGGAAATTCACGACTACCTCCGCCTGCTCTACGCGCGGATCGGAAAACCTCACTGCCCGGTGTGCGGCCGGCCGATTTCCTCCCAGACCGTGGATCAGATCGTCGACGCCATCATGTCCTGGCCGGAGGGAACCCGCGTCATGATTATGGCGCCGGTGGTGCGCCAGAGGAAGGGGGAGCACGTTCGGATTCTGGACCGCATCCGCAGAGAGGGCTATACCCGTGTCCGGGTGGACGGAGAAACACTTTCGGTAGATGAGGATGAGATACGGCTGGACAAAAAATTCCGGCATACGATTGAAATCGTCATCGACCGTGTGGTGGTGAAGCCCGGTCAGGAGGGCCGCATTTCAGAGGCTGTGGAGCTGGCCATGAAGGAGGGCGAGGGGCTGGTGAACGCCTGGCTCAGGCATCAGGATTATGAAAAGGAACAGACTTTTTCCACCAAGCTCGCGTGCCCGGAGCACGGGGCCAGCATTGAGGAGCTGGAGCCGAGGATGTTTTCCTTCAACAGTCCCTTCGGCGCGTGTGAAACCTGCAGCGGGCTGGGCTTCACAGAGAAAATCGTTCCGGAGACCATGATCGACATGGACAAAAGCATCCTGAGGGGAGCGCTGAAGCGCATCTATGCAACTATGGAATTCAGCGGCTTCTACAAAAATATCGTACAGGTGATCGCGGAGCAGGAGGGCGTTGACCTCAGTGTGCCCTTCCGCGAGCTTCCTGAAAAATTCCGTCAGGAGATCCTGTACGGCACCGGCAGCCGCCATATCAAATACACCTACGTGAGCAGCAGCACCGGCAAAACGCAGAAACGCGATCATCCCTTTGAAGGGCTGATCAGCAATGTGGAGCGCCGCTACCGTGAGACGGGATCGGACTTTTTCAAGGAGCGGATGAGTAAATTCATGGTCACAAAGCAGTGTCCGGACTGTAAAGGACAGAGGCTGAAGCCGGAGGTGCTGGCGGTCACCGTGGGCGGACGCAATATCGCGGAGCTGTCGGACATGTCGGTGCGTCAGGCGCTGGACTTTGTGGATCATATGGAGCTGTCAGAGAAGGACCGGATGATCGGACGTCAGATTCTGAAGGAAATTCACGAGCGGCTGCATTTCCTTGTCAATGTGGGGCTGGATTATCTGACCCTGAGCCGTGCGGCGGGAACGCTGTCCGGCGGAGAAGCGCAGCGTATCCGCCTGGCGACACAGATCGGATCCGGTCTGACCGGCGTTTTGTACATCCTGGACGAACCCTCCATCGGGCTCCATCAGAAGGACAACGACAAGCTCCTCGCGACGCTGCGGCATCTGACCGATCTTGGAAACACGCTGATCGTGGTGGAGCACGATGAGGATACCATGTATGCCGCGGATCATATTATCGACATCGGACCCGGCGCAGGGATCTATGGAGGACGGCTGGTGGCGCAGGGAACGGTGGAGGACATCTGCGCCTGTGAGGAGTCGGTTACGGGTCAGTATCTGTCGGGCAGACGGAAAATCGCGGTTCCTCTGGCGCGCCGGCCCGGAAACGGAAAGAAAATCGTCATCCGGGGTGCGGCGGAGAATAATCTGAAACACATTGATGTGGAGATCCCGCTGGGGAAATTCGTCTGTGTGACCGGCGTTTCCGGCTCCGGAAAGAGCAGTCTGATTAACGAGATCCTGAACAAAGGAGCTTCCCGCGTCATTAACCGCTCTCAGCAGGAGGCCGGGAAATTCGACGAGATCCTGGGGCTGGAGAATATCGACAAGGTGATCGATATCGACCAGTCGCCTATCGGGCGCACGCCCCGTTCCAATCCGGCAACCTATACAGGAATGTTCACCCATATCCGGGATCTGTTCGCGAGCCTTCCGGAGGCCAAGATGCGGGGCTTTGAGAAGGGACGCTTCAGCTTCAATGTCAAAGGCGGCCGGTGTGAGGCGTGCAGCGGAGACGGCATCATCAAGATTGAGATGCATTTCCTGCCGGACGTCTATGTGCCCTGCGAGGTATGCCACGGGAAGCGGTACAACCGGGAGACCCTTGAGGTGAAATATAAGGACAAAAGCATATTTGACGTGCTGGACATGAGCGTGGCGGAGGCACTGGATTTCTTCAGGAATATTCCGTCGGTGAAACGCCAGCTGGATACGCTGAACGAGGTCGGCCTGGACTACATCAAGCTGGGGCAGCCCTCCACCCAGCTGTCCGGCGGAGAGGCCCAGAGGGTCAAGCTGGCGACAGAACTCTCGAAGCGCAGCACCGGGAAGACTTTGTACATCCTGGATGAGCCTACGACGGGGCTTCACTTCGCGGACGTGGATAAGCTCCTGGCCGTGCTTGACAAGCTGACCGACGCGGGAAATACCGTAGTGGTCATTGAACACAATTTGGATGTAATCAAGCGGGCGGACCACATTATCGATCTGGGACCGGACGGCGGAGACCGCGGCGGGACTGTCGTCGCGACGGGTACGCCGGAGGAGATCGCGGCGTGTGAGGCGTCCTACACCGGACAGTTCTTGAAGAAAATGCTGAAGTAG
- the uvrB gene encoding excinuclease ABC subunit UvrB, giving the protein MDFRIHSDYRPTGDQPRAIEKLVEGFRSGKRCQTLLGVTGSGKTFTMANVIEQMQRPTLIISHNKTLAAQLHGEFREFFPENAVEYFVSYYDYYQPEAYVPSTDTYIEKDSEINDEIEKLRHSATAALFERRDVIIVASVSCIYGLGSPFDYENQMISLRPGMEKSRDEILRKLVDIQYTRNDMVLERGSFRARGDILDVFPAGANNAVRIELFGDEIETIKELNPVTGEIVGLRNHVAIYPATHYVTSPENMERAMGTIEEELEERIRYFKDRGKLLEAQRIEQRTRYDMEMLREIGTCKGIENYSRHLNGLPPGSRPYTLMDYFPEDFIVMIDESHVMLPQLRAMYAGDRSRKQSLVDFGFRLPSALDNRPLKFEEWETLVNQILFVSATPAAYEREHSDGITAEQVIRPTGLLDPEIDVRPTEGQIDDLISELNTTIAGGGKAFVTTLTKKMAESLTDYLVNAGIRTRYLHSEVDTLERLEIIRDLRLGEFDVLVGINLLREGLDIPEVTLVAILDADKEGFLRTETSLIQTIGRAARNVNGHVVMYGDSVSRAMRAAIDETERRRSIQQRYNEEHGITPRSIEKSVRAVIEATRPAEEKGYKGKKPEELTTRELRKYLEELEKEMRQAADDLQFERAAELRDRIFEYKSSRL; this is encoded by the coding sequence TTGGATTTCAGAATTCATTCGGATTACAGACCCACCGGCGATCAGCCCCGGGCAATAGAAAAACTGGTGGAGGGATTCCGGTCGGGAAAGAGATGTCAGACGCTGCTGGGAGTCACCGGCTCCGGCAAAACCTTTACGATGGCGAACGTCATCGAACAGATGCAGCGTCCGACGCTGATCATTTCTCATAATAAGACGCTGGCGGCGCAGCTGCACGGCGAATTCAGGGAGTTTTTCCCGGAAAACGCCGTAGAATACTTTGTCAGCTATTATGACTATTATCAGCCGGAGGCCTATGTGCCGTCCACCGATACATATATCGAGAAGGACTCAGAGATTAACGATGAAATCGAAAAGCTGAGGCACAGCGCCACCGCGGCTCTGTTTGAGCGCCGGGACGTGATCATCGTTGCCAGCGTTTCCTGCATCTACGGACTGGGAAGTCCGTTCGACTATGAAAATCAGATGATTTCTCTGCGGCCCGGAATGGAGAAGTCCCGGGACGAGATTCTGCGGAAACTGGTGGATATTCAGTATACGAGGAACGATATGGTGCTGGAGCGCGGCAGCTTCCGCGCCAGGGGCGATATTCTGGACGTCTTTCCGGCGGGTGCGAACAATGCGGTGCGCATCGAGCTGTTCGGCGATGAGATCGAGACCATCAAGGAGCTGAATCCCGTGACCGGTGAAATCGTAGGACTGCGGAATCACGTGGCGATTTATCCGGCGACTCATTATGTGACCTCGCCGGAAAATATGGAGCGCGCCATGGGAACCATAGAGGAAGAACTGGAGGAACGGATCCGCTACTTTAAAGACCGGGGTAAGCTGCTGGAGGCGCAGCGCATCGAGCAGAGGACACGGTACGACATGGAGATGCTCCGGGAGATCGGCACCTGCAAGGGCATTGAAAACTATTCCCGACATCTGAACGGTCTGCCGCCGGGTTCCCGCCCCTATACGCTGATGGACTACTTCCCGGAGGACTTTATCGTGATGATCGATGAATCTCACGTCATGCTCCCGCAGCTGCGTGCCATGTATGCGGGCGACCGTTCCAGGAAGCAGTCGCTGGTTGATTTCGGCTTCCGGCTGCCTTCGGCGCTGGACAACCGTCCGCTGAAATTCGAGGAGTGGGAAACCCTGGTGAACCAGATTTTGTTCGTCAGCGCCACGCCCGCCGCCTATGAGCGGGAGCATTCTGACGGCATTACCGCAGAGCAGGTGATCCGGCCTACGGGACTGCTGGATCCGGAGATCGACGTCCGGCCGACGGAGGGACAGATTGACGACCTGATCAGCGAGCTGAATACGACGATTGCCGGGGGCGGGAAAGCCTTTGTGACTACGCTGACAAAGAAGATGGCGGAAAGCCTGACGGATTATCTGGTGAACGCAGGGATCCGCACCCGCTATCTGCATTCGGAGGTCGATACGCTGGAACGGCTGGAGATCATCCGCGACCTTCGTCTGGGGGAATTCGACGTGCTGGTGGGAATCAACCTTCTGCGGGAGGGCCTGGACATTCCCGAGGTGACACTGGTGGCGATTCTCGACGCGGACAAAGAAGGGTTCCTGCGGACGGAGACCTCGCTGATTCAGACCATCGGGCGGGCTGCCAGGAACGTGAACGGGCATGTCGTCATGTACGGTGACTCTGTCAGCAGGGCAATGCGGGCCGCCATCGATGAGACGGAAAGACGCCGGAGCATCCAGCAGAGGTACAATGAGGAGCACGGGATCACGCCGCGGAGCATCGAAAAATCCGTTCGGGCTGTGATTGAGGCGACGCGCCCCGCAGAGGAAAAGGGCTACAAAGGAAAGAAGCCTGAGGAGCTGACGACCCGGGAACTCAGAAAGTACCTGGAGGAGCTGGAGAAGGAGATGCGGCAGGCCGCAGACGATCTGCAGTTTGAGAGAGCAGCGGAGCTCCGCGATCGGATTTTTGAATATAAATCAAGCAGGCTGTGA
- a CDS encoding bifunctional 5,10-methylenetetrahydrofolate dehydrogenase/5,10-methenyltetrahydrofolate cyclohydrolase: protein MAGMTMKGAEVIAAMKEKMFRDVTELKSQGIEPVMHIIRVGARPDDLAYERGARKRMESVGIRLDVTELPEDISQQDFVTAFRRINDDPDVHGIMLFRPLPPALDEEEIAGMINPVKDVDCMSPVNIARVFSGDSGGHAPCTAEAVMEMLDFYGIELSGKRVTVVGRSMVVGKPLAMMLLKKNATVTMCHTRTKDLPGACRQAEVIAAAAGRAGMITADMVSEGAVVADVGINVNEEGKLCGDVDFPGVSEKAAAISPVPGGVGGVTTSVLAAHVVRAAQILAKQDAAAQ, encoded by the coding sequence ATGGCAGGAATGACAATGAAAGGGGCGGAGGTAATTGCCGCCATGAAGGAAAAAATGTTTCGGGATGTTACAGAACTGAAATCCCAGGGTATAGAACCGGTAATGCATATTATCCGGGTCGGCGCGCGCCCGGACGATCTGGCGTATGAGCGGGGCGCACGCAAGAGGATGGAAAGTGTCGGAATTCGCCTGGATGTCACTGAGCTTCCGGAGGACATCAGCCAGCAGGATTTTGTGACTGCCTTCCGCAGAATCAACGACGACCCGGACGTTCACGGAATCATGCTCTTCCGGCCGCTTCCCCCCGCCCTGGACGAGGAGGAGATTGCGGGAATGATTAACCCGGTCAAGGACGTGGACTGCATGAGTCCGGTCAATATCGCCAGAGTGTTCAGCGGAGATTCAGGCGGACATGCGCCGTGCACCGCGGAGGCCGTGATGGAGATGCTGGATTTTTACGGGATAGAGCTGAGCGGAAAGCGTGTCACCGTGGTGGGGCGCAGTATGGTGGTGGGGAAACCGCTTGCCATGATGCTCCTGAAGAAGAATGCGACGGTGACGATGTGTCATACCCGTACAAAGGATCTGCCCGGTGCCTGCCGGCAGGCGGAGGTGATTGCCGCGGCTGCTGGACGGGCCGGCATGATTACCGCGGACATGGTCTCTGAAGGGGCTGTTGTTGCGGATGTCGGAATTAATGTGAATGAAGAGGGAAAACTTTGTGGAGATGTGGATTTCCCCGGAGTTTCAGAAAAAGCAGCCGCCATCAGCCCGGTGCCGGGCGGCGTAGGCGGAGTGACGACCTCTGTGCTGGCGGCCCATGTAGTGCGTGCCGCGCAGATATTGGCGAAACAGGACGCCGCGGCGCAGTGA
- a CDS encoding YitT family protein, producing MKFRGKTPKEPLTRKQKLRRELLRILVISAAALLSAFNLNSFVDTADLFPGGFSGAALLIIRLTDKYLGLKLAYSAVFLPLNVFPIYLGLRYLGKKFTFYSMYFTILSSVLTDAIPAIPITYDVLLICIFGGLINGMIIVLCLWMDASGGGTDFISIVLLERKGINAWNYILAGNVVILCLAGIFFGWDKALYSIIFQFVTTQVIQNLFKRYNQLTLIVITDMPESVYDKISILTHHDATLFRGEGFFKETTKHMIYSVIGADQAPMLIREIHEVDPHAFINVLKTERLAGHFYSRPRE from the coding sequence ATGAAGTTTCGCGGAAAGACCCCTAAGGAACCGCTGACGAGAAAGCAGAAGCTCCGTCGGGAGCTCCTGAGGATTCTGGTCATCTCTGCCGCGGCGCTTTTATCGGCCTTCAACCTGAACAGTTTCGTCGACACGGCGGATCTGTTTCCCGGAGGCTTTTCCGGCGCGGCGCTGCTGATCATACGGCTGACCGATAAATACCTGGGTCTGAAGCTGGCGTATTCTGCGGTTTTTCTGCCGCTGAATGTCTTTCCGATTTATCTGGGACTGCGGTACCTCGGGAAAAAGTTCACATTCTACTCAATGTACTTTACGATACTGTCCAGTGTGCTGACCGATGCGATTCCGGCGATTCCCATCACCTACGATGTGCTTCTGATCTGCATCTTCGGCGGGCTCATCAACGGAATGATTATCGTTCTGTGCCTCTGGATGGACGCCAGCGGCGGCGGAACAGACTTTATTTCCATTGTTCTGCTGGAGCGGAAGGGAATCAACGCATGGAATTACATACTGGCCGGCAACGTGGTGATCCTGTGCCTCGCGGGTATTTTTTTCGGGTGGGACAAAGCCTTGTACTCCATAATTTTCCAGTTCGTCACGACACAGGTCATTCAGAATCTGTTCAAGCGATATAATCAGCTCACGCTCATCGTGATTACCGACATGCCGGAATCCGTCTATGATAAAATCAGCATTCTGACTCATCATGACGCGACTCTGTTCCGGGGCGAGGGGTTCTTCAAGGAAACCACAAAGCATATGATTTACTCGGTCATCGGCGCAGATCAGGCGCCGATGCTGATCCGGGAGATTCACGAGGTGGATCCCCACGCATTCATCAATGTGCTGAAGACAGAACGTCTGGCCGGACATTTCTATTCGAGACCGCGGGAGTGA
- a CDS encoding YbaK/EbsC family protein codes for MAIDKVREYFSQFGLEDRILEFDVSSATVELAAQAVGVEGARICKTLSFQVPDQEDACILIQFAGDARVSNQKFKQTFGHKAKMLSAEKVLELTGHAVGGVCAFAVDNPAVRVYCDESLKRFDTVFPACGSANSAIELSPDELFRYSRALGWIDVSKLPEESGV; via the coding sequence ATGGCAATCGATAAGGTAAGAGAATATTTCAGTCAGTTCGGTCTGGAGGATCGCATCCTGGAGTTCGACGTTTCCAGCGCGACCGTGGAGCTCGCTGCGCAGGCGGTGGGCGTCGAGGGCGCCCGCATCTGCAAGACCCTGTCGTTTCAGGTCCCTGATCAGGAGGACGCCTGCATTCTGATTCAGTTTGCGGGGGATGCGCGGGTCAGCAATCAGAAGTTCAAGCAGACCTTCGGACACAAGGCGAAGATGCTGAGCGCTGAGAAGGTGCTGGAGCTGACCGGGCACGCTGTCGGCGGAGTCTGCGCCTTTGCGGTGGACAATCCGGCCGTCCGTGTTTACTGCGACGAATCCCTGAAACGCTTCGATACGGTGTTTCCGGCCTGCGGCAGTGCGAACAGCGCGATAGAACTCAGTCCGGATGAGCTGTTCCGCTATTCCCGGGCGCTGGGATGGATCGACGTCAGCAAACTGCCGGAGGAGAGCGGAGTATGA